In one window of Erwinia tasmaniensis Et1/99 DNA:
- the prfB gene encoding peptide chain release factor 2 (programmed frameshift), which yields MFEINPVKNRIQDLTERSTVLRGYLDYDAKKERLQEVNAELEQPDVWNEPERAQALGKERSALEAVVDTLDQMTQGLEDVSGLLELAVEAEDEETFNEAVAELDGLDKKLAELEFRRMFSGEYDSADCYMDIQAGSGGTEAQDWASMLLRMYLRWAEAKGFKTEIIEESDGEVAGTKSATIKIIGDYAFGWLRTETGVHRLVRKSPFDSGGRRHTSFSSVFIYPEVDDNIDIEINPADLRIDVYRASGAGGQHVNKTESAVRITHLPTNIVVQCQNDRSQHKNKDQAFKQLRAKLYEYEMQKKNADKQTAEDNKSDIGWGSQIRSYVLDDSRIKDLRTSVETRNTQAVLDGDLDRFIEASLKAGL from the exons ATGTTTGAAATTAATCCGGTAAAAAACCGTATTCAGGATCTCACCGAGCGCAGCACCGTGCTCAGGGGGTATCTT GACTATGATGCCAAGAAAGAACGCCTGCAAGAAGTTAACGCTGAATTAGAACAGCCTGACGTCTGGAATGAACCCGAGCGCGCCCAGGCGCTGGGTAAAGAACGCTCCGCATTAGAAGCCGTGGTCGACACACTCGACCAGATGACCCAAGGGCTGGAAGATGTCTCCGGCCTGCTGGAGCTGGCGGTGGAAGCCGAAGACGAAGAGACCTTCAACGAGGCGGTCGCCGAACTTGACGGGCTGGACAAGAAGCTCGCCGAGCTGGAATTCCGCCGTATGTTTTCCGGCGAATATGACAGCGCCGACTGCTATATGGATATCCAGGCCGGTTCCGGCGGCACCGAAGCGCAGGACTGGGCCAGCATGCTGCTGCGCATGTATCTACGTTGGGCAGAGGCCAAAGGCTTTAAAACCGAAATTATCGAAGAGTCAGATGGGGAAGTTGCCGGGACTAAATCCGCCACCATCAAGATCATCGGTGATTATGCGTTCGGCTGGTTGCGTACTGAAACCGGCGTGCATCGCCTGGTGCGCAAAAGCCCGTTCGATTCCGGCGGCCGTCGCCACACCTCGTTCAGCTCGGTGTTTATCTATCCGGAAGTCGATGACAATATTGATATCGAAATCAATCCGGCCGACCTGCGTATCGACGTCTACCGCGCCTCCGGTGCCGGTGGTCAGCACGTTAACAAAACCGAGTCGGCGGTGCGTATTACCCACTTACCGACCAACATTGTGGTGCAGTGTCAGAACGACCGCTCTCAGCATAAAAACAAAGATCAGGCATTCAAACAGCTGCGCGCCAAGCTGTACGAATACGAGATGCAGAAGAAAAATGCGGATAAGCAGACGGCGGAAGATAACAAGTCTGACATCGGCTGGGGCAGCCAGATCCGTTCTTACGTGCTGGACGACTCCCGCATCAAGGACCTGCGCACCAGCGTAGAGACGCGTAACACTCAGGCGGTTCTGGACGGCGATCTGGATCGTTTTATTGAAGCAAGTTTGAAAGCAGGTTTATAA
- a CDS encoding LysE family translocator: protein MSITDALLAFTFSAALLTLTPGLDTALILRTSTIEGTRKAIQTQIGINAGCLAWAAAVACGLGALIAVSELAYNLLKWTGAAYLAWLGVKMLFKPRSKMGEVRLAQGKQNGFLRGFFGNLLNPKVGIFYVSFLPQFIPTGHSPVLWTFGLVLIHLLLGTLWSALLIGCTRRLSSVLKRGKVVKWLDRSTGAVFLLFAARLALSRRPG, encoded by the coding sequence ATGTCCATCACCGATGCCCTGCTGGCTTTTACCTTTTCTGCTGCACTGCTCACCCTGACACCAGGATTGGATACCGCCCTGATCTTGCGCACCTCGACGATTGAGGGGACACGGAAAGCAATTCAGACTCAGATAGGCATCAATGCGGGCTGTCTGGCGTGGGCCGCAGCCGTCGCTTGCGGGCTGGGCGCGCTGATAGCCGTCTCTGAACTGGCCTATAATCTGCTGAAGTGGACCGGTGCCGCGTATCTCGCTTGGCTGGGGGTAAAAATGCTGTTCAAGCCGCGCAGCAAAATGGGCGAAGTCAGGCTGGCGCAAGGTAAGCAAAACGGCTTCCTACGCGGTTTTTTTGGCAACCTGCTTAATCCTAAAGTTGGCATCTTCTATGTCTCCTTCCTGCCGCAGTTTATTCCGACCGGACATTCGCCGGTGCTGTGGACATTTGGCCTGGTACTGATCCATTTACTGCTCGGCACCCTGTGGTCGGCTCTGCTGATTGGCTGCACGCGCCGCCTGTCCAGCGTGCTGAAACGTGGAAAGGTTGTGAAGTGGCTGGACCGCTCCACAGGTGCTGTGTTTCTACTGTTTGCAGCCAGGCTGGCGCTAAGCCGCCGGCCGGGGTAA
- the recJ gene encoding single-stranded-DNA-specific exonuclease RecJ, with protein MNSKTELRRREATEVAALPADLHPLLRRLYAHRGVSCAGELERGAKNLHPFQSLSGIERAVTLLQKALADNLCIMIVGDFDADGATSTALAVLSLRGMGGQNVKYLVPNRFDDGYGLSPEVVEQAAARGAQLIVTVDNGISSLAGVALAHQKGIAVIVTDHHLPGEILPDADAIVNPNLNDCTFPSRALAGVGVAFYLMLALRARLRDGGANGLPNLAELLDLVALGTVADVVPLDANNRILVWQGLSRIRAGKCRPGIRALLEIANRDARQLAASDLGFALGPRLNAAGRLDDMSVGVALLLSEDLGQARMLASELDALNQTRKEIEQGMQSEALTLCNRLESTSETLPLGIAMYHPEWHQGVVGILASRLKERFHRPVIAFAPAGDGMLKGSGRSVTGLHMRDALERLDTLHPGLIVKFGGHAMAAGLSLEEARFDEFRQRFADLVGDWLDAESLQGVVWSDGELMAQELTLPTAELLREAGPWGQAFPEPTFDGRFKLLQQRLVGERHLKMMIEPLGGGPLLDGIAFNVDTALWPDPSVKQVELAYKLDVNEFRGNRNVQLIVDHIWAL; from the coding sequence GTGAACAGTAAAACCGAACTCCGTCGCCGAGAGGCGACGGAGGTTGCTGCACTTCCCGCCGATCTGCACCCGTTACTACGCCGCCTGTACGCCCATCGCGGCGTCTCCTGTGCCGGTGAACTGGAGCGTGGCGCGAAAAACCTGCACCCTTTCCAATCCCTTAGCGGGATTGAAAGGGCGGTCACCCTCCTGCAAAAGGCGCTGGCAGATAACCTGTGCATTATGATCGTCGGCGATTTTGACGCAGACGGCGCGACCAGTACCGCGCTGGCCGTTCTGTCGCTGCGCGGGATGGGCGGGCAAAACGTCAAATATCTGGTGCCCAACCGTTTTGATGACGGCTACGGTTTAAGCCCTGAAGTGGTGGAGCAGGCGGCGGCACGCGGGGCACAGCTGATCGTTACCGTCGATAACGGTATTTCATCGCTTGCAGGTGTCGCCCTGGCCCATCAAAAAGGCATTGCGGTGATCGTTACCGATCACCATCTGCCGGGCGAGATCCTGCCGGATGCTGACGCGATCGTTAACCCTAATCTGAATGACTGCACCTTTCCTTCACGCGCGCTGGCAGGAGTGGGCGTGGCGTTTTACCTGATGCTGGCATTGCGCGCCCGGCTGCGTGACGGCGGCGCGAACGGCTTACCGAACCTGGCGGAACTGCTGGATTTAGTGGCGCTCGGCACCGTTGCTGACGTGGTGCCGTTAGATGCCAATAACCGCATCCTGGTATGGCAGGGGCTCAGCCGTATTCGTGCAGGTAAGTGCCGTCCCGGTATTCGTGCCCTGCTGGAGATTGCCAATCGTGATGCGCGGCAGCTGGCCGCCAGTGATCTAGGCTTTGCCCTCGGGCCACGGCTAAATGCCGCCGGCCGGCTGGACGATATGTCGGTTGGAGTGGCGCTGCTGCTCAGCGAGGATCTTGGGCAGGCACGCATGCTGGCCAGCGAGCTGGATGCGCTCAACCAAACGCGTAAAGAGATTGAGCAGGGCATGCAGTCGGAAGCGCTGACGCTGTGCAACCGTCTGGAGAGTACCAGCGAAACGCTGCCGCTCGGCATTGCTATGTACCATCCTGAATGGCATCAGGGCGTGGTGGGTATTCTTGCCTCCCGGCTGAAGGAGCGCTTTCACCGCCCGGTGATTGCTTTTGCTCCGGCGGGTGACGGCATGCTGAAAGGCTCCGGTCGTTCCGTTACCGGGCTGCATATGCGCGATGCGCTGGAGCGGCTGGATACGCTGCATCCGGGGCTGATCGTCAAATTCGGCGGCCACGCGATGGCGGCCGGTTTATCGCTGGAAGAGGCCAGGTTTGACGAGTTCCGCCAGCGTTTTGCCGATCTGGTCGGCGACTGGCTGGATGCGGAATCGCTACAGGGCGTGGTGTGGTCTGACGGTGAGCTGATGGCGCAGGAGTTGACATTGCCCACTGCGGAACTGCTGCGTGAAGCCGGTCCCTGGGGCCAGGCATTCCCGGAACCGACCTTTGACGGCCGGTTTAAGCTGCTACAGCAGCGGCTGGTGGGGGAACGTCACCTGAAGATGATGATTGAGCCGCTTGGCGGCGGTCCGCTGCTGGACGGTATCGCGTTTAACGTGGATACCGCGCTGTGGCCGGACCCGAGCGTGAAGCAGGTTGAGCTGGCATACAAGCTCGACGTCAATGAGTTCCGCGGCAACCGCAACGTGCAGCTGATCGTCGACCATATCTGGGCGCTGTAG
- the dsbC gene encoding bifunctional protein-disulfide isomerase/oxidoreductase DsbC, with protein MKKHLLLPILLAAFSGLANADDAAIQQSLSKLGLQQTEIQPSPLPGFKTVLSESGVLYVTDDGKHFIQGPLYDVSGSRPVNVTNQLLDKKVDALSKEMIVYKAAKEQHVVTVFTDITCGYCHKLHQQMADYNALGITVRYLAFPREGMEGPVAQKMKSIWCAADRNKALDAAMKGEEVKAADCKIDLAQQFKLGAQYGIQGTPAILLQDGTLIPGYQGPQELKKYLDGQKKGG; from the coding sequence ATGAAAAAGCATTTGTTACTTCCGATACTGTTAGCCGCTTTCAGCGGACTGGCCAACGCTGATGACGCAGCGATCCAGCAGTCGTTGAGCAAACTGGGCTTACAGCAGACCGAGATCCAGCCTTCACCTTTGCCGGGATTTAAAACCGTGCTGAGCGAAAGCGGTGTGCTGTACGTCACCGACGACGGCAAACATTTTATTCAGGGGCCACTTTATGATGTCAGCGGCAGCCGCCCGGTTAACGTCACCAACCAGCTGCTGGACAAGAAAGTGGACGCGCTGAGCAAAGAGATGATCGTTTACAAAGCGGCGAAAGAGCAGCATGTGGTGACGGTGTTTACCGATATCACCTGTGGCTACTGCCATAAGCTGCATCAGCAGATGGCGGACTATAACGCGCTGGGGATCACCGTACGCTATCTGGCCTTCCCGCGTGAAGGGATGGAAGGCCCGGTAGCGCAAAAGATGAAATCGATCTGGTGCGCAGCCGATCGTAACAAGGCCCTTGATGCGGCAATGAAAGGTGAAGAAGTGAAGGCGGCCGACTGCAAGATTGACCTTGCACAGCAGTTCAAGCTGGGCGCCCAGTACGGTATTCAGGGTACTCCGGCTATTCTGTTGCAAGATGGCACCCTGATCCCCGGCTACCAAGGGCCGCAGGAACTGAAGAAATACCTCGACGGTCAGAAAAAGGGTGGCTGA
- the xerD gene encoding site-specific tyrosine recombinase XerD — translation MQDNDLIEQFLDALWIERNLAQNTVASYRLDLRSLCDWLACQPLSLLNAQAIDLRAFLAQRLEGGYKASSSARLLSAMRRLFQYLYREKLREDDPSALLSSPKLPQRLPKDLSEAQVERLLQSPCLEQPIELRDKAMLELLYATGLRVTELVGLTLSDISLRQGVVRVLGKGNKERLVPMGEEAVHWIEQFIEYGRPWLLNGQTLDVLFPSNRAKQMTRQTFWHRIKHYATLAGIDSDKLSPHVLRHAFATHLLNHGADLRVVQMLLGHSDLSTTQIYTHVATERLRQLHQQHHPRA, via the coding sequence GTGCAGGATAACGATCTGATTGAGCAATTCCTTGATGCCCTGTGGATAGAGCGCAATCTGGCGCAAAATACCGTGGCTTCTTATCGCCTCGATCTGCGCTCGCTCTGTGACTGGCTGGCCTGTCAGCCGCTGTCGTTGCTGAATGCGCAAGCGATCGACCTCCGGGCGTTTCTGGCGCAGCGCCTGGAAGGCGGCTACAAGGCGAGCAGCTCTGCCCGTTTGCTTAGCGCCATGCGGCGTCTGTTCCAGTATCTTTACCGGGAAAAGCTGCGTGAAGACGATCCCAGCGCGCTGCTTTCCTCGCCTAAACTGCCGCAGCGCCTGCCGAAAGATCTGTCAGAGGCCCAGGTAGAAAGATTATTACAGTCGCCATGCCTGGAACAGCCGATTGAGCTGCGCGATAAGGCAATGCTGGAGCTGCTGTACGCCACGGGGCTGCGCGTCACTGAACTGGTCGGGCTGACCCTGAGTGATATCAGCCTGCGTCAGGGCGTGGTAAGGGTGTTGGGGAAAGGGAATAAAGAACGTCTGGTGCCAATGGGGGAAGAGGCGGTGCACTGGATAGAGCAGTTTATTGAGTACGGCCGCCCGTGGCTGCTCAACGGGCAGACGCTTGACGTGCTGTTCCCCAGTAACCGTGCGAAACAAATGACGCGTCAAACCTTCTGGCATCGCATTAAACATTACGCCACACTGGCGGGCATCGACAGCGACAAACTGTCACCCCACGTTCTGCGCCATGCTTTTGCAACCCATTTGCTGAACCACGGGGCAGATTTACGTGTCGTACAGATGTTGTTAGGTCACAGCGATTTATCGACGACACAGATTTATACACATGTAGCGACAGAGCGCCTGCGGCAGCTGCATCAGCAGCATCATCCGCGCGCCTGA
- a CDS encoding DMT family transporter, whose translation MFIGVLFALAAGMMWGLIFVGPVIIPDYPAALQSTARYLAFGLVALPLAWADRRRLRHLSKADWLEALKLTVIGNLLYYFCLASAIQRTGAPVSTMIIGTLPVVISVAANLFYGREEGQLSWRKLTPALLVIALGLVLVNIAELTANVVPVDPWHYGSGLALAVIAVACWTWFPLRNARWLRKHPATRPATWATAQGVVTLPLALLGYVAVCGQLSATDTAFRLPFGPRPEVFIPLMIAIGVLCSWIGSLCWNEASQRLPTVLVGPLIVFEILAGLTYTFLLRQAWPPLLTIAGIACLIAGVIAAMRVKPGGPKAQI comes from the coding sequence ATGTTTATTGGCGTTCTGTTTGCGCTGGCGGCGGGCATGATGTGGGGGCTGATCTTCGTCGGCCCCGTCATTATACCGGACTACCCGGCAGCACTGCAGTCGACCGCCCGTTATTTAGCATTCGGGCTTGTTGCCTTACCGCTGGCCTGGGCCGACCGTCGCCGACTACGGCATTTAAGCAAGGCAGACTGGCTGGAGGCGTTGAAACTGACAGTTATTGGTAACCTGCTGTATTACTTCTGCCTGGCCAGCGCTATTCAGCGTACCGGCGCGCCGGTTTCGACCATGATTATCGGCACGTTACCGGTGGTGATATCCGTGGCGGCCAACCTCTTTTATGGCCGCGAGGAAGGGCAACTCTCCTGGCGAAAGTTAACCCCGGCTCTGCTGGTCATTGCGCTGGGGCTGGTGCTGGTCAATATTGCTGAGTTAACGGCGAACGTAGTCCCTGTTGACCCATGGCATTACGGCAGCGGTCTGGCGCTGGCCGTTATCGCCGTAGCATGCTGGACGTGGTTTCCTTTGCGTAACGCTCGCTGGCTACGCAAGCACCCGGCAACACGGCCTGCTACCTGGGCCACGGCACAGGGCGTGGTAACTCTTCCGCTGGCGCTGCTCGGCTATGTGGCAGTGTGTGGGCAATTAAGCGCTACCGATACCGCTTTTCGCTTGCCGTTCGGCCCCCGGCCTGAAGTGTTTATCCCACTGATGATCGCCATTGGCGTGCTGTGTTCGTGGATTGGCTCGCTCTGCTGGAACGAGGCCAGCCAGCGTTTGCCAACGGTTTTAGTTGGGCCATTAATTGTCTTCGAGATCCTGGCCGGGTTGACGTATACTTTTTTGCTGCGTCAGGCGTGGCCTCCGCTACTCACTATCGCCGGGATTGCCTGCCTGATTGCTGGCGTTATCGCAGCTATGCGAGTCAAGCCGGGGGGGCCAAAAGCCCAGATTTAA
- the fldB gene encoding flavodoxin FldB, whose translation MNIGLFYGSSTCYTEMAAEKIRDFIGEDLVTLHNLKDDSPTLMEQYDLLILGIPTWDFGELQEDWEAVWTDLPELNLQGKIVALYGMGDQGEYSEWFLDALGMLHEVLTPSGVQFVGYWPLSGYEFASKKPLTADGKQFVGLALDDINQFEQTDERIAQWCEQILTEMERLL comes from the coding sequence ATGAATATTGGTCTTTTTTACGGCTCCAGCACCTGTTACACCGAAATGGCGGCAGAGAAGATCCGCGACTTTATCGGCGAAGATCTGGTGACGCTGCACAATCTCAAAGATGACTCCCCAACCCTGATGGAACAGTATGATTTGCTGATCCTCGGTATCCCTACCTGGGATTTTGGCGAGTTGCAGGAAGACTGGGAGGCGGTCTGGACCGATCTGCCAGAGCTTAATCTGCAGGGAAAAATCGTGGCGCTGTATGGCATGGGCGATCAGGGGGAATACAGCGAATGGTTCCTCGATGCGCTGGGCATGCTGCACGAAGTGCTAACCCCTTCCGGCGTTCAGTTTGTCGGGTACTGGCCACTGTCAGGCTACGAATTCGCCAGTAAAAAACCCCTTACCGCCGACGGTAAGCAGTTTGTTGGCCTGGCTCTGGATGATATTAACCAGTTTGAGCAAACCGATGAGCGTATCGCCCAATGGTGTGAGCAGATCCTGACCGAGATGGAACGGCTGCTGTAA
- a CDS encoding protein YgfX, with protein MVLWQSELRKSTLARRSSLLLHGMVMLALLLASWPVSATPVRMLLLALVLLDCLRSLRRIRRRQGNIALLGGRALRWRQREWRILSRPWLTRQAILLSLRDAKGERERLWLFADGMENSSWRCLRMQLLIDREADNE; from the coding sequence GTGGTCCTGTGGCAATCTGAGCTACGGAAGTCAACGCTGGCGCGGCGGTCTTCGCTGCTGCTGCATGGTATGGTCATGCTGGCGCTGCTGCTTGCCTCATGGCCTGTCAGCGCAACCCCCGTGCGGATGCTGCTACTGGCTTTAGTGCTGCTGGATTGCCTTCGCAGTCTGCGGCGTATCCGCCGCCGCCAGGGGAACATCGCCCTGCTGGGCGGACGTGCGCTACGCTGGCGTCAGCGCGAGTGGCGCATCCTTTCCCGCCCGTGGCTGACCCGACAGGCGATCCTGCTGTCACTGCGTGATGCCAAAGGGGAGCGTGAACGGCTGTGGCTGTTCGCCGACGGTATGGAAAACAGCAGCTGGCGTTGCCTGCGCATGCAGCTGCTGATCGACAGGGAAGCAGACAATGAATAA
- the sdhE gene encoding FAD assembly factor SdhE, whose product MDITNKSRIHWACRRGMRELDISIMPFFEYEFDSLNDGDKRLFVRLLESDDPDLFNWLMNHGEPADAELKRMVLLIQQRNKQRGPVAI is encoded by the coding sequence ATGGATATTACAAATAAATCACGTATTCACTGGGCATGCCGTCGCGGCATGCGCGAACTGGATATCTCTATCATGCCGTTTTTTGAGTACGAATTTGACTCGCTGAACGACGGCGACAAGCGTCTGTTCGTCCGCCTGCTGGAGAGCGACGATCCCGACCTGTTCAACTGGCTGATGAATCACGGAGAGCCGGCAGATGCAGAGCTGAAAAGGATGGTATTGCTGATCCAGCAGAGAAACAAACAACGTGGTCCTGTGGCAATCTGA
- the ygfZ gene encoding tRNA-modifying protein YgfZ: MPSISFPPRQPVASTRLPLTLISLEAWALVNASGADHISYLQGQVTLDVADMPASQHRPAAHCDAKGKMWSNLRLFHRMDGLAYIERRSLRDNQLSELKKYAVFAKITLAADDESVLLGVAGFQARAALANLFSTLPDAGSPVIQQDDSTLLWFDLPAERFLLVTPAEKAAEIAEKLAGEAQLNDSTQWLALDIEAGFPVIDAATSAQFIPQATNLQALGAISFKKGCYTGQEMVARAKFRGANKRALYWLAGTAGVVPVANDALEMKMGENWRRTGTILAACQLDNGDVWVQAVLNNDLAADTVLRVQGDNGGQLAIQPLPYDITAG, from the coding sequence ATGCCAAGTATTTCTTTCCCGCCTCGTCAACCGGTGGCATCGACTCGTCTGCCGCTGACGCTGATTTCACTGGAAGCGTGGGCGCTGGTCAACGCCAGCGGTGCCGACCATATCAGCTATCTGCAAGGCCAGGTTACGCTGGACGTGGCAGACATGCCCGCCAGCCAGCACCGCCCTGCCGCGCACTGTGATGCGAAAGGTAAAATGTGGAGTAACCTGCGCCTGTTCCACCGCATGGATGGCCTGGCCTACATTGAACGCCGCAGCCTGCGCGATAACCAGCTGAGCGAACTGAAAAAGTATGCGGTGTTTGCCAAAATCACCCTGGCCGCCGATGACGAGTCCGTCCTGCTTGGCGTGGCGGGTTTCCAGGCCAGAGCCGCGCTGGCAAATCTGTTCAGCACGCTGCCGGATGCCGGATCCCCGGTAATACAGCAGGATGACAGTACGCTACTGTGGTTCGACCTGCCTGCCGAGCGTTTTTTGCTGGTGACCCCGGCAGAAAAGGCCGCCGAGATCGCTGAAAAACTGGCGGGTGAGGCCCAGCTTAACGACAGCACTCAATGGCTGGCGCTGGATATCGAAGCCGGTTTTCCGGTGATTGACGCTGCCACCAGCGCGCAGTTTATTCCGCAGGCCACCAACCTACAGGCACTGGGGGCGATCAGCTTTAAGAAAGGCTGCTACACCGGGCAGGAGATGGTGGCACGCGCCAAATTCCGTGGTGCCAATAAACGCGCCCTCTACTGGCTGGCCGGAACGGCGGGCGTTGTCCCTGTGGCAAACGATGCGCTGGAGATGAAAATGGGCGAAAACTGGCGGCGCACCGGCACGATCCTTGCCGCCTGCCAGCTCGACAATGGTGACGTCTGGGTACAGGCGGTGCTGAATAACGATCTGGCAGCCGATACCGTGCTGCGCGTGCAGGGAGATAACGGCGGGCAGCTGGCTATCCAGCCGCTGCCCTACGACATTACCGCCGGGTAA
- the trhA gene encoding PAQR family membrane homeostasis protein TrhA: MVKEKVVTTGYSLAEEVANSISHAVGCLLGIVGLVLMLNQARDAGADALAIASYSLYGGTIILLFLASTLYHAIPGKRAKFWLKKLDHSAIYLLIAGTYTPFLLVGLKSPLAYWLMAIIWGLALVGVIFKLAFAHRFAALSLVTYILMGWLSVIVLYQMVMRLPAGSVWLLAAGGIIYSLGIVFYVAKRIPYNHAIWHGFVLGGSLCHFLAIYLYVTPG, from the coding sequence ATGGTTAAAGAAAAAGTGGTGACGACGGGGTATTCACTGGCGGAAGAGGTGGCCAATAGTATTAGTCACGCGGTGGGCTGCCTGCTGGGTATTGTTGGTTTAGTGCTGATGCTAAACCAGGCAAGAGATGCCGGGGCGGATGCGCTGGCCATCGCCAGCTACAGTCTGTATGGCGGCACAATCATCCTGCTGTTTCTGGCCTCTACGCTGTACCACGCTATCCCAGGTAAACGGGCAAAGTTTTGGCTAAAAAAACTGGACCATTCGGCTATTTATCTGTTGATTGCCGGAACCTATACGCCATTTCTGCTGGTTGGGCTGAAGTCGCCGCTGGCATACTGGCTGATGGCGATAATCTGGGGACTGGCGCTGGTTGGGGTTATCTTTAAGCTGGCGTTTGCTCACCGTTTCGCGGCGCTTTCACTGGTCACCTATATCCTGATGGGCTGGCTGTCGGTGATCGTACTGTATCAAATGGTGATGCGCCTGCCGGCAGGCAGCGTCTGGCTGCTGGCCGCCGGAGGGATTATCTATTCTCTCGGGATTGTCTTCTATGTCGCTAAGCGCATCCCCTATAACCACGCTATCTGGCATGGGTTTGTTCTCGGCGGCTCGCTTTGCCACTTCCTTGCCATTTATCTGTACGTCACGCCGGGATGA
- a CDS encoding HD domain-containing protein, with translation MSDRVIPLDFGAMTEVVQFLMELDKLKTVERRTRLLGNTRQENSAEHSWHLAMAAMSLAPFAPQAVDLPHVIRMALLHDVVEIDAGDVMVYDIAAREAVQQQEVAAAERIFGLLPDGLKQRFRALWDEYEAGESVDARFANMLDRALPIMLNLHDEGQSWRENGIRLEQVEARNVQLASQWPELWHHLKKHLDDAQAKGWLL, from the coding sequence ATGTCTGACAGGGTAATTCCTTTAGATTTCGGCGCGATGACAGAGGTTGTGCAGTTCCTGATGGAGCTTGATAAGCTTAAAACCGTGGAGCGTCGTACCCGCCTGCTGGGCAATACGCGCCAGGAAAATTCGGCCGAGCATAGCTGGCACCTGGCCATGGCGGCGATGAGCCTCGCGCCCTTTGCTCCGCAAGCCGTGGATCTCCCGCATGTGATACGGATGGCGCTGTTGCATGACGTGGTGGAAATTGATGCAGGTGACGTGATGGTTTACGACATCGCCGCGCGTGAGGCGGTTCAGCAGCAGGAAGTGGCTGCCGCAGAGCGCATATTTGGCCTGCTGCCCGACGGGCTGAAGCAGCGCTTTCGCGCGTTGTGGGATGAGTATGAAGCGGGGGAAAGCGTTGATGCCCGCTTTGCCAATATGCTCGACCGTGCGTTACCGATCATGCTCAACCTGCATGATGAGGGCCAGAGCTGGCGCGAAAATGGCATCCGTCTGGAACAGGTTGAAGCGCGGAATGTGCAGCTGGCCAGCCAGTGGCCGGAACTGTGGCATCACCTGAAAAAACATCTTGATGACGCACAGGCTAAGGGCTGGTTGCTGTAA
- a CDS encoding SDR family oxidoreductase, with protein sequence MNIALVTGASRGIGRATALLLAQQGWHVAVNFARRADAAHEVVQEIEWQGGSAFAIQADISNEDEVVAMFASIDRQPGRLTALVNNAGILFQQATLEQLSAARINQVFATNVTGSFICCREAVKRMARRHGGSGGAIVNVSSAAARLGAPGEYVDYAASKGAMDTLTKGLALEVAAQGIRVNGVRPGFIYTEMHADGGEPQRVDRVAPAIPMQRGGQPSEIAHAIAWLLSDSASYITGSIVDAAGGR encoded by the coding sequence ATGAACATTGCTTTGGTCACCGGGGCCAGTCGCGGCATAGGTCGGGCGACCGCACTACTGCTGGCGCAACAGGGCTGGCACGTTGCGGTGAATTTCGCCCGGCGTGCTGACGCGGCTCATGAGGTAGTACAGGAGATTGAATGGCAGGGCGGCAGTGCGTTTGCCATTCAGGCCGACATTTCAAATGAGGACGAGGTGGTGGCGATGTTTGCCAGTATTGACCGCCAGCCGGGACGGCTTACCGCGCTGGTGAATAATGCCGGGATACTGTTTCAGCAGGCCACGCTGGAGCAGCTAAGCGCCGCACGTATCAACCAGGTTTTTGCGACTAACGTCACCGGCAGTTTTATCTGTTGCCGCGAGGCGGTGAAACGTATGGCCAGGCGTCACGGCGGCAGCGGCGGGGCGATTGTCAACGTCTCTTCGGCCGCTGCGCGGCTGGGGGCTCCGGGTGAGTATGTCGACTATGCCGCCTCGAAAGGGGCAATGGATACCCTGACCAAAGGGTTAGCGCTGGAGGTCGCGGCGCAGGGCATCCGGGTTAACGGCGTGCGGCCAGGATTTATTTACACAGAGATGCATGCCGATGGCGGGGAGCCGCAGCGGGTAGATCGCGTTGCGCCTGCCATTCCGATGCAGCGTGGTGGTCAGCCGTCAGAGATCGCCCACGCCATCGCCTGGCTGCTTAGTGATAGCGCCTCGTATATTACCGGGTCGATCGTTGATGCAGCGGGAGGACGATAA